In a genomic window of Dermochelys coriacea isolate rDerCor1 chromosome 11, rDerCor1.pri.v4, whole genome shotgun sequence:
- the LOC119863396 gene encoding gap junction gamma-1 protein-like: MSWSFLTRLLEEINNHSTFVGKVWLTVLIIFRIVLTAVGGESIYYDEQSKFVCNTQQPGCENVCYDAFAPLSHVRFWIFQIIMVATPSVMYLGFAMHRLARGSEGHRRRGGGQQVRMPVVRRGAGRDYEEAEEDNEEDPMIFEEIKVEKKGGERGEKHDGRRQIRQDGLMKAYVLQLLCRSVLEVAFLFGQYMLYHLEVSPSYVCTRSPCPHTVDCFVSRPTEKTIFLLIMYAVSGLCLFLNLLELCHLGVGRIRDLLRQGSDSPSPHDSHPGPQYAKKAPSAPPTYHSLKREPPKGQLANEKLDYSENLASSAAECSREHELDRLRKHLCMAQEHLEMAFQLNPPLETASPSRSSSPEANGLAAEQNRLNLAHEKEGSACERTTGL, from the exons ATGAGCTGGAGTTTCCTGACCCGGCTCCTGGAGGAGATCAACAACCACTCAACCTTTGTGGGCAAGGTCTGGCTCACTGTCCTCATCATCTTCCGCATCGTGCTGACCGCTGTGGGTGGCGAGTCTATCTACTATGACGAGCAGAGCAAGTTTGTGTGCAACACGCAGCAGCCAGGCTGCGAGAATGTCTGCTACGATGCCTTCGCGCCCCTCTCCCATGTCCGCTTCTGGATCTTCCAGATCATCATGGTGGCCACGCCCTCTGTCATGTACCTGGGTTTCGCCATGCACCGCCTCGCCCGCGGGTCAGAGGGCCACCGGCGGAGGGGTGGGGGCCAGCAGGTGCGCATGCCTGTGGTGCGGCGGGGCGCCGGGCGGGATTatgaggaggcagaggaggatAACGAGGAGGATCCCATGATCTTCGAGGAGATCAAGGTGGAGAAGAAGGGTGGGGAGCGGGGTGAGAAACACGATGGGCGCCGACAAATCCGTCAGGATGGGCTGATGAAGGCCTACGTGCTGCAGCTGTTGTGCCGCTCGGTGCTGGAGGTGGCCTTCCTCTTTGGGCAGTACATGCTGTACCACTTGGAGGTGAGCCCCTCCTACGTGtgcacccgcagcccctgcccgcaCACCGTCGACTGCTTCGTCTCCCGGCCCACCGAGAAGACCATCTTCCTGCTCATCATGTACGCGGTCAGTgggctctgcctcttcctcaaCCTCCTCGAGCTCTGTCACCTGGGGGTTGGCCGCATCCGGGACTTGCTGCGCCAGGGCAGTGACAGCCCGAGCCCCCACGACAGCCACCCTGGGCCGCAGTATGCCAAGAAGGCCCCCAGTGCGCCTCCCACCTACCACTCGCTGAAGAGAGAACCCCCCAAGGGCCAGCTGGCCAACGAGAAGCTGGACTACAGTGAGAACCTGGCCAGCTCTGCGGCCGAGTGCTCCCGTGAGCATGAGCTGGACCGGCTGCGCAAGCACCTCTGCATGGCCCAGGAGCACCTGGAGATGGCCTTCCAGCTGAACCCCCCACTGGAGACAGCCAGCCCCTCGCgcagcagcagccctgaggcCAACGGTCTCGCTGCTGAGCAGAACCGCCTCAACTTGGCCCATGAAAAGGAAGGGTCTGCTTGTGAGAGAACCACAG GATTGTGA